Proteins co-encoded in one Theileria equi strain WA chromosome 3, complete sequence genomic window:
- a CDS encoding protein kinase domain-containing protein (encoded by transcript BEWA_008260A) — translation MGGNSSKEYKNRNKYTKECLKKFDPYELAVLQKIFKELANRSISNGIDKGTFLQYFNLPGLWGEQLFRKFDINDSGFVELDEFLTGIAITCRGTRSEKIYVLFKILDLNNDDYIQKSELVTMLSNFPSLISFLSKPSESDELYFRGGEHDKNMDIDRTFLNTNEQLRELGANCNLDKPKDMFNKRAEFNPNINPNCLNDQQHSIPMHNIAFSLSKCSFPSSTSNQSVIKSIEMIYRNQNTFSRFNSTETFNAATDFTKIRNYVRTLSDNPVTYRERNGKHTLQQSECDASHLNTSSHLNSSLGQNSTKSCNELKRGYGSKPKMKMKTPEERAREKYEFYTRSRSESPCTPTSLRRSSSSISIKASKNNISSNASSYDSWSDSDSAENIVYDNKNILKLDDPALILVKSIIDDNDEQENLEHSNLNLDILVEQIFEECDFNESGHLSFLKFKAWLEKNDSILTMFSQFLHEEVWGLQGNAFFRNEYITDSSPILRDVSKFEIMPNDQKSTSKGSSRKDELDDITKRTIYRMFLVKGKHAFNFTSQGHNSEGLVSEELVEHMKAINTNLTSRFTSETNVSTPNESQDNLNRTVYELYSCPNCKTPFLMCPVCYKRYRGLSLHIESSSIYIKCSNCHNSDNDIFETCWICNWEFKEIFLNEFFRKASQLGSNNIVRNSSIATLSSPDSSTPKNGSEMTTSRSVLTHGRLLSNSIEPGHINISKPTKSGIMYKIGKTLHQWRTRYYVLIGNILYYYRDKSSTRPKGCIFLEGCYLDSLRKRQIGNKFGFCICYKGNKFSKRDFYVDSMEQFLEWIDVLSQAMKQQSLTNMYELREQIGQGKFSIVYRAIYKETGEEYAIKIIDKTRITAQERELLRSEISILKLLKHIHVIYLKDIIDMKDSLYIVMELVRGGELYDLIHTEHRLTEEHTHKIITQLLHTVAYLHKCGIMHRDLKPENLLLTDKTECATIKLTDFGLSTLCGPNDVLTQPCGTLAYVAPEVLTMQGYNQKADVWSIGVIMYLLIRGRLPFAVKKSQTSHVWDHYRLTFDGQLWHTISSSAKDLIKKLLEIDPSKRISVFEALDHIWIKNFVAVNKDTVNATNYNSSGDTDDLFLSLRNTTDTTFVIPYSESCDRNINALKSEADLANDNIAFSRDTSTKKPDLSPSGKLSTVQE, via the coding sequence ATGGGAGGGAACTCGtctaaagaatataaaaatcGCAACAAGTACACCAAGGAATGCCTAAAAAAGTTTGATCCGTATGAGCTGGCAGTCTTACAAAAGATTTTCAAGGAGCTTGCGAATAGGTCAATATCGAATGGTATCGATAAAGGAACATTCCTTCAGTACTTCAACCTCCCTGGGCTTTGGGGTGAGCAGTTATTTAGGaaatttgatataaatgacTCTGGATTTGTGGAGTTGGATGAATTCTTGACAGGTATAGCCATAACCTGCAGAGGAACCAGATCAGAGAAGATTTACGTGTTGTTTAAAATCCTTGATTTGAACAACGATGACTACATACAAAAATCGGAACTAGTTACTATGTTATCTAATTTCCCCAGTTTGATAAGTTTCTTGTCAAAGCCATCAGAGAGCGATGAACTTTATTTTAGGGGAGGAGAGCATGAtaaaaatatggatattgATCGCACTtttttaaatacaaatgaACAACTACGAGAATTGGGTGCCAACTGCAATTTAGACAAGCCCAAAGATATGTTCAACAAAAGGGCTGAATTTAACCCTAatataaatccaaattGTTTGAATGATCAACAACATTCTATACCGATGCATAATATTGCATTTTctctttcaaaatgttcatttccttcttcaaCATCAAATCAATCAGTTATTAAATCTATTGAGATGATTTATCGCAATCAGAACACATTTTCTAGATTCAATTCAACTGAAACTTTCAATGCTGCTACAGATTTCACAAAGATACGAAATTATGTTCGAACCTTATCTGATAATCCGGTAACCTATAGGGAAAGGAATGGGAAACATACACTACAGCAATCAGAATGCGATGCGTCACATTTGAATACAAGTAGTCACCTTAACTCTTCATTAGGACAGAATTCTACAAAATCTTGTAACGAATTAAAGCGTGGTTATGGTTCCAAGCCtaaaatgaaaatgaaaactCCGGAGGAAAGGGCAAGGGAGAAATACGAATTTTACACTAGGTCTAGATCAGAGAGCCCTTGTACTCCAACTTCTTTACGCAGATCCTCTTCATCTATTTCTATCAAAGCTAGTAAAAATAATATAAGCTCCAATGCATCATCCTATGACAGTTGGTCAGATAGTGATTCTGCTGAAAATATAGTATATGATAACAAGAACATCTTAAAGCTGGATGACCCAGCCCTTATATTAGTTAAATCGATTATTGATGACAATGATGAACAAGAAAACTTGGAACATTCTAACCTTAATCTGGATATTCTTGTGGAACAAATTTTTGAAGAGTGTGATTTCAACGAATCTGGTCACCTGAGTTTTTTAAAATTCAAAGCATGGTTAGAGAAAAATGATTCCATCCTTACCATGTTTTCTCAATTTTTACATGAGGAAGTTTGGGGATTGCAAGGAAATGCTTTTTTCAGAAATGAATATATAACGGATTCATCACCGATATTGAGGGATGTTAGTAAATTTGAGATTATGCCAAACGACCAAAAGTCCACGAGTAAAGGCTCGTCTAGAAAAGATGAATTGGATGATATTACCAAGCGCACTATATATCGTATGTTTTTAGTAAAGGGTAAACATGCTTTCAATTTTACATCGCAAGGTCACAATTCGGAGGGTTTAGTTAGTGAAGAACTTGTTGAACATATGAAGGCTATTAATACTAACTTAACCTCCAGATTTACTAGTGAGACGAATGTTTCTACCCCAAATGAATCACAGGACAATTTGAATAGAACTGTCTACGAATTGTATTCATGCCCAAACTGCAAAACTCCATTTCTAATGTGCCCTGTTTGTTATAAAAGATATAGAGGTTTATCACTACATATAGAATCGTCATCCATATATATAAAGTGTTCTAATTGCCACAATAGTGATAATGACATATTTGAGACTTGTTGGATATGTAATTGGGAATTTAAAGAGATTTTTCTCAATGAGTTTTTCCGAAAGGCAAGCCAATTGGGTTCTAACAATATAGTAAGGAATTCGAGCATTGCGACATTAAGTTCGCCAGATTCAAGTACACCTAAGAATGGAAGTGAAATGACTACTAGTAGAAGTGTATTGACCCATGGAAGACTTTTATCAAACTCTATTGAACCCGGACATATCAATATTAGCAAACCCACTAAATCCGGTATCATGTACAAAATCGGCAAGACATTGCACCAGTGGAGAACCAGATATTACGTTCTCATTGGAAATATACTTTATTATTATCGGGACAAGTCTAGTACACGTCCAAAGGGATGTATATTTTTAGAAGGGTGCTATTTAGATTCTCTGAGAAAGCGTCAAATAGGAAACAAGTTTGGTTTTTGTATATGTTACAAGGGGAACAAATTTTCAAAGAGGGATTTTTATGTAGATTCAATGGAGCAGTTTTTGGAGTGGATTGACGTTTTGTCTCAGGCTATGAAGCAACAGAGTCTGACAAACATGTACGAGTTGCGTGAACAAATTGGCCAAGGCAAATTTAGCATAGTTTATAGAGCTATTTATAAGGAAACTGGTGAAGAATATGCAATTAAGATTATAGATAAAACTCGAATAACTGCTCAGGAAAGGGAATTGTTGAGAAGTGAAATatcaattttaaaattgttgaaGCATATTCATGTGATTTATCTTAAGGATATCATTGATATGAAGGATTCACTATATATAGTAATGGAATTGGTTCGGGGTGGTGAGCTCTATGACTTAATTCACACAGAACACCGTTTAACTGAGGAACATACTCACAAAATTATAACTCAGCTTCTACATACTGTTGCGTATTTGCACAAATGTGGCATAATGCATCGTGACTTAAAGCCAGAGAATTTGCTTTTAACGGATAAGACAGAGTGTGCAACTATAAAACTAACCGATTTTGGTTTATCTACACTATGTGGACCGAATGATGTGTTAACACAACCATGTGGTACATTGGCATATGTCGCACCAGAAGTTTTGACAATGCAAGGATACAATCAAAAGGCAGATGTGTGGTCTATTGGTGTGATTATGTACCTTCTTATCCGTGGAAGGCTCCCGTTTGCTGTGAAAAAGTCGCAGACAAGTCATGTTTGGGACCATTATCGTCTCACATTTGATGGTCAACTTTGGCATACGATTTCATCTTCTGCAAAAGATTTGATCAAGAAACTCTTGGAGATTGATCCTTCAAAAAGAATATCAGTGTTTGAAGCTCTGGACCACATTTGGATAAAGAATTTTGTGGCTGTAAATAAGGACACAGTAAATGCTACAAACTATAACAGCTCTGGAGACACTGATGATCTGTTCCTTTCCCTCAGAAACACTACCGACACAACGTTTGTAATCCCCTATTCGGAGAGTTGTGATAGGAATATTAATGCTTTGAAGAGTGAAGCTGATCTCGCTAATGATAACATTGCATTTTCTAGGGATACGTCAACGAAGAAGCCTGATTTATCACCATCAGGGAAACTTTCAACCGTGCAAGAATAA